The following proteins are encoded in a genomic region of Microbacterium sp. NC79:
- the pheS gene encoding phenylalanine--tRNA ligase subunit alpha, with protein MSDSPTITPEAVAAAVQDALAAFTAADGTAALKAARAAHSAEGSPLAKLNASLRSVAPENKAEFGKLVGQARGEVNKAFTQREEELAQAETAARLEAERVDITAIASRTRVGARHPLTLLQEQISDIFVGMGWEIAEGPELEHEWFNFDALNFDEDHPARQMQDTFFVDPAERHLVMRTHTSPVQMRSMLERDVPIYVLCPGRVYRTDEFDATHLPVFSQFEGLVIDKGITMAHLKGTLDHAAKVLFGPEAKTRFRTNYFPFTEPSAELDLWHPTFKGGARWIEWGGCGMVNPNVLRAAGLDPEVYSGFAFGMGIERTLMFRSDVQDMRDMAEGDVRFSEQFGMVV; from the coding sequence GTGTCTGATTCACCAACCATCACTCCGGAAGCGGTCGCCGCAGCCGTGCAGGATGCCCTCGCTGCTTTCACCGCAGCTGACGGCACTGCAGCGCTGAAGGCGGCTCGAGCCGCGCACTCTGCAGAAGGCTCGCCCCTCGCGAAGCTGAACGCATCGCTGCGCTCTGTCGCCCCCGAAAACAAGGCCGAATTCGGCAAACTTGTGGGGCAAGCCCGAGGTGAGGTGAATAAGGCCTTTACGCAGCGCGAGGAAGAACTCGCGCAGGCAGAGACGGCCGCTCGCCTCGAGGCTGAGCGCGTTGACATCACCGCGATCGCATCGCGCACGCGTGTGGGTGCCCGCCACCCGCTGACGCTGTTGCAGGAGCAGATCAGCGACATCTTCGTTGGCATGGGGTGGGAGATCGCCGAAGGCCCCGAGCTTGAGCACGAGTGGTTCAACTTCGACGCCCTCAACTTCGATGAGGATCACCCCGCGCGTCAAATGCAGGACACGTTCTTCGTCGACCCGGCCGAGCGTCACCTCGTGATGCGTACGCACACGTCACCCGTGCAGATGCGCTCGATGCTGGAGCGCGACGTGCCGATCTACGTGCTGTGCCCTGGCCGCGTGTACCGCACCGATGAGTTCGATGCGACGCACCTGCCGGTGTTCAGTCAGTTCGAGGGCCTTGTCATTGACAAGGGCATCACGATGGCGCACCTCAAGGGCACGCTCGACCACGCCGCAAAGGTGCTGTTCGGGCCGGAAGCCAAGACGAGGTTCCGCACCAACTACTTCCCATTCACGGAACCATCGGCTGAGCTTGACCTGTGGCACCCCACCTTCAAGGGTGGTGCCCGTTGGATCGAGTGGGGTGGTTGCGGCATGGTGAACCCCAACGTTTTGCGTGCAGCCGGGCTCGACCCCGAGGTGTACTCAGGATTCGCGTTCGGTATGGGCATTGAGCGCACGCTCATGTTCCGTAGCGACGTTCAAGACATGCGCGACATGGCCGAAGGCGATGTTCGCTTCAGTGAGCAGTTCGGAATGGTGGTCTGA
- a CDS encoding amino acid ABC transporter permease — MTSVLYDVPGPKAIRRNRILGAITVLVLIAIIGFVIWRLVETGQFTERKWAVFTYASVWQNMILPALGNTLLAFAVAAVGSLIFGILLAIGRLSDHRVVSVVVTWITEILRAVPVLVMMMLVYFGLPVLGLKTTPFIAVVAALIAYNGSVLAEVFRAGIESLPRGQGEAGYAIGLRKSGVMAFILFPQAVRVMMPVIIAQLVVTLKDTSLGSIITYDELLKLAKNLMSQDGRPIIPTTIVVSVIYISMCLLLSWVAHIVQKRVSASPKAIRLEADETAVMHEGTVTEVIAAQSTGKRPKR; from the coding sequence ATGACTTCTGTGCTTTACGATGTTCCGGGGCCGAAGGCCATCCGCCGTAACCGTATTCTCGGCGCGATCACCGTGCTGGTGTTGATTGCCATCATCGGGTTCGTGATCTGGCGGCTCGTGGAGACCGGTCAGTTCACCGAACGCAAGTGGGCTGTCTTCACCTACGCCAGCGTGTGGCAGAACATGATTCTTCCCGCGCTGGGAAACACGCTTCTCGCTTTCGCCGTTGCAGCCGTCGGGTCACTCATCTTCGGCATCCTGTTGGCCATCGGCCGTCTCAGCGATCACCGCGTCGTCAGCGTGGTTGTCACATGGATTACCGAAATCCTGCGAGCGGTACCGGTTCTGGTCATGATGATGCTGGTCTACTTCGGTCTGCCAGTTCTCGGGCTGAAGACGACGCCGTTCATTGCCGTCGTTGCCGCGCTTATCGCATACAACGGTTCCGTCCTCGCCGAAGTTTTCCGTGCGGGTATCGAATCGCTGCCGCGTGGTCAGGGCGAAGCAGGTTATGCCATCGGTCTTCGCAAGAGTGGTGTGATGGCGTTCATCCTGTTTCCGCAGGCTGTTCGCGTCATGATGCCTGTCATCATCGCGCAGCTGGTGGTGACGCTGAAAGACACCTCGCTCGGATCGATCATTACCTACGATGAGCTGTTGAAGCTTGCCAAGAACCTGATGAGCCAAGACGGACGCCCGATTATTCCGACGACGATCGTTGTTTCGGTGATTTACATTTCGATGTGTCTGCTGCTGTCGTGGGTCGCCCACATCGTGCAGAAGCGGGTTTCGGCGTCGCCCAAGGCCATTCGCCTTGAGGCCGACGAGACCGCTGTGATGCACGAAGGCACGGTGACCGAGGTCATCGCCGCACAGTCGACGGGTAAGAGACCGAAGAGGTAA
- a CDS encoding amino acid ABC transporter permease, which yields MDAITGNLDLWGEAIGNTLILFFGGAVLALVLGTLVGAMRVSPVPIARAVGTVYVNWIRNTPLTLVFFFFVFAYPQLGLPKIDYVPTAVIALGVYTATYVAEAIRAGINTVPVGQAEASRAIGLNYGQVMTLVVLPQAFRAVVPPMLSVLIALLKNTTVAAGFSVAELAAVRAAIADSAGRPGSMLEVLLWVAVIFVLLVLLLSWLQRFLENKWRIAR from the coding sequence ATGGACGCCATTACCGGCAACCTCGATCTATGGGGTGAAGCGATCGGTAACACGCTGATCCTGTTCTTCGGTGGTGCAGTTCTCGCACTTGTCTTGGGTACACTCGTCGGCGCCATGCGCGTGTCACCCGTGCCCATTGCCCGCGCCGTAGGAACGGTTTACGTCAACTGGATCCGAAACACGCCACTGACTCTCGTTTTCTTCTTCTTCGTCTTCGCCTACCCACAGCTGGGCCTGCCGAAGATCGATTACGTACCAACGGCGGTTATTGCGCTCGGCGTGTACACCGCGACGTACGTCGCAGAGGCAATTCGTGCTGGCATCAACACGGTTCCGGTCGGCCAGGCTGAGGCATCGCGTGCCATCGGCCTGAACTACGGCCAGGTCATGACGCTGGTGGTCTTGCCGCAAGCATTCCGCGCCGTGGTTCCGCCCATGCTCTCCGTGCTCATCGCACTGCTCAAGAACACGACGGTCGCCGCCGGCTTCTCGGTCGCTGAACTCGCGGCCGTGCGTGCGGCCATCGCTGATAGCGCCGGTCGTCCAGGCAGCATGCTCGAAGTGTTGCTCTGGGTTGCCGTGATCTTCGTCCTGTTGGTCTTGCTCCTGAGCTGGCTCCAGCGCTTCCTTGAGAACAAGTGGAGGATCGCACGATGA
- a CDS encoding glutamate ABC transporter substrate-binding protein has translation MRKSRTLTGIGIAAAALLALTGCQGGTPSDGNGGDGGDAGTGNAENPWTVATDVKLEGSPTFDKMTADGKVIVGVKEDQPGLGYLDVTTGERTGFDVDIARWVAASLGFDEDAIEFKAIPSANREQAIVNGDIDYYVGTYSINDKRKEQIDFAGPYFITGQGLLVAKDSDIASEKDLNKDTTVCSATGSTPIQNIKENFPEVPTKEYDLYSLCVEDLISGKVQAVTTDQAILIGYAAKDPDLIKVVGEPFSVEKYGIGLPKGDDALRSHINTMLTDGGDVWQGIFDKNLGQSGIKVEQPAVDNY, from the coding sequence CTTCTCGCTCTGACGGGTTGCCAGGGCGGCACTCCCAGCGACGGCAACGGTGGCGACGGCGGCGACGCTGGTACCGGCAACGCGGAAAACCCGTGGACGGTAGCCACCGACGTCAAGCTCGAAGGCTCGCCCACGTTTGACAAGATGACGGCAGATGGCAAGGTCATCGTTGGTGTCAAGGAAGACCAGCCGGGTCTCGGCTACCTCGACGTCACGACCGGTGAGCGTACCGGCTTCGATGTTGACATCGCTCGTTGGGTGGCCGCATCGCTCGGCTTCGACGAGGACGCCATCGAATTTAAGGCCATCCCCTCGGCTAACCGCGAGCAGGCGATCGTAAACGGTGACATCGACTACTACGTCGGCACCTACTCGATCAACGACAAGCGCAAGGAACAGATCGACTTCGCTGGCCCGTACTTCATCACCGGCCAGGGTCTGCTTGTTGCTAAGGACAGCGACATCGCGAGCGAAAAGGACCTGAACAAGGACACCACCGTGTGCTCCGCGACGGGTTCGACGCCGATCCAGAACATCAAGGAAAACTTCCCTGAGGTTCCGACCAAGGAGTACGACCTGTACTCGCTCTGTGTCGAAGACCTCATCAGCGGCAAGGTACAGGCTGTCACCACCGACCAGGCCATCCTCATCGGCTACGCAGCCAAGGACCCGGACCTGATCAAGGTTGTTGGCGAGCCCTTCTCGGTTGAGAAGTACGGTATTGGTCTGCCTAAGGGTGACGACGCGCTGCGCTCGCACATCAACACGATGCTGACCGATGGCGGAGACGTCTGGCAGGGCATCTTCGACAAGAACCTCGGTCAGTCGGGTATCAAGGTCGAACAGCCCGCGGTCGACAACTACTAA